GTGAGTGAGTTTCAGCGGCGGACGGCGCTGCCAATGACCGCGTCACGCGGCGGAACGGCGTCCGCCCTCCGCCTCAAGGTCCCCGCCGCGTGGGCGTCGGCGGGGGATGAGTTTGGTGGTGGCTTCGGCGGTGGAGTGTTTGAGTTCCTGGAGCACGCTGGTGTAGGTGTCGGCGGTCAGTTTGTAGCTGGCGTGTCCGAGGGTGTCTTGGATCTCCTTGATGCCGGCTCCGGCGGCGAGCATCAGGGTGGCGGCGGTGTGTCGCAGGTCGTGGAACCGGATGGGTGGGAGTCCGGCGCGGGTGACGTGCCGGTCGAAGCGGGTCGTGATCAGTTCGGGGTGCCATGGGCGTCCGTCGCGGCGGACGAAGAAGACGTCGCTGTGATGCCACCGGTCTCCGGCGGAGAGTTTCCAGGCGGCGCGCCGGGCGAGGTACTCGCGTAGCCCCGCCACCGTCTCCTTGGCCAGCGGCACCACCCGGTCACCCGCGGCGGATTTCACCGCCTTCTCGATGACCTTGTAGCCGACGCTGGTGCGTTGGTCGACGATGGTCAACTCGTTGGCGGTCAGGTCGACGTCGTAGTCGTGGAGTCCGGCGAGTTCCCCGCGGCGGGGTCCGCAGTGCACGGCGAGGTCGAACAGGGCGGACAGTTCCAGGTCGTGGGCGTCGACGTAGTCGAGGAACTCGCCGACCTGCTGCGGGGTCCACACCATCACCGGGCTGGGACGTCGGCCGGTGTGACGCCACCGGTTGACCGCGGAGGCGGCCCAGAGTCGCGGCTTGGGTGGGGCCCCGGAGCGCAGGATCACCGACTCCGCCGGGTTGTGGTCGACGAGCCTGTGCCGGTACAGGCGACGGGCGTCGTTAAGTGCCTTGCGGAGGGTGGCCAGGATGCGGTGCATGCTCGCCGGTCCGACCGTCCGCACTCCCTTGACGCTGTCACGCACGGACTGCTGTTCGCTTCGGCGGGCGGTGAGGATCTCGGCGTTGCGGGCCTCGATGCCGGCGAACACCGACTGGATGTGCCCGGCGGTGAGGGTGTGCAGCGGTACGTCGCCGAGCTTAGGGATCCAGTACTTGTTGATGTGATCGCGGTAGCTGCGCAGGGTGGCCGGTGCGAGGCCGGTGACGTCGGTGATCCAGGTGGTGAGGTAGACGCCGAGGGTCAACGGCGCACCGGCATCGACGGTGGGCGCGCCCGCGCCGCCGCTTGCTGGGGTGGTGTGGAGGTCGCGGGCGAGGGTGTCGCGGTCGGGTAGCGGTTCACCGTGCCGGAGGCGGTGCAGCAGGTCGGCGACGTGACGGCGCAGGAGTCTGTCGGTGCCGCCGAGGTCGAGCAGCGCCTGCGCGCGGTCGCGTTCGGTGGCGGCGGCGTCGCGGGTGTCGAACCCGGCACGCCGCAGTTGCCGTCTGGCCCCGGTGGCGTCGGGTGGGAGTTCGAGTTGGTACGCCCACATGCCGTGGTGGGGGTTCCATCCGTTGCCGCGGCGCAGCCTGGGGCACTTCACGCCGAGGCGTTTGCCGTTGTGGCGGCAGCCGCAGCGTTTGGTGATGGATCCATCGGCCATCGGAACAAGGTCTCCTTCGTGCCGATGCCGGGCGGGCATCGGATTGTCGGGTGTCGTTGGATGGTGATCCACGCTCGGTCGCGGGGACGGGTCAAGTCACCTGCGGTGGGCGGTCGAGGTCGGTGGCGGTGAGGACGGCGATGATGGCCGGTACGGACACCCGGTAGCGGGAGCCGATCCTCATGACCGGTATCGGCAGCCTGTTGGAACGGGCCAGCTCGTAGGCACTACTCCGGGACAGACCGAAGATGGCGCCCGCGGTGGCGACGTCGGTGGTCGTGCCGAGCGCGCGGACCTTGTCGAGGCTCCACGTGTCACTGCCCGACGCCGCCGTGGCGGTCGAGGTTCGGTCGGATGACATGACGTACTCCTTGAACGGCGGTTGAGAATCGGAATGACTCGGGGCCGCCCCCAGCACGGGGCGGCCCCGAGAATCTGTGGGGATGCTGCGGAATCGACGTCGTCGGCGCCGGCCGTGCAACGCCTCCCGCACAGACGAGTGAAGGCGGGTCGCTAGTCGGGGGCGTGCCACCGCTGGCGACCGATGTGGGCGGTGCCGTGATCGGTGCGAGGTCGGCTCGGCCGGGACCAGCCCGGTGCCGGTGCACGGGTGGCGAGGACGCGCCATCCGGCGGCCCGCAGGCTGACTCCGGACTCGCCGTCCTGCGTGTAGGTGATCAGGCGGCGGTAGCCGAGTGCTCGGGCCGCCCGCCACGCTGCGGCGTAGAGCAGCGAGTTCGCGTTGCGGGTGCCGTCGGTGGCGACCCTGGTCACCTCAAGCGTCTGGCCGTCGTCGAGCATCCGCGCCACCGGACGCCCGACGACGGCGACGCCGACCAGGACGCCGTCCTGGTCGGCGGCCCCGATGCTGAACTTGTGGCCACGCGGCGGCCGGTGATGCCGATGCCAGTCCTCGACGAATCTGCAGGCTTGGGCGAAGGACACCGGCACCGTTCGTAGGCGGCTCACCCGCCGTCCTCGCGCGACGAGTCGTGGGGCAGATGCGGGGCGAGTCGGTACAGCGCCTCGTCGTGGAACGCGGGGCTGATGTCGACGCCCAGGTACCGGCGGCCGAGGTGCAGTGCGGCGAGACCGGTGGTGCCGGCGCCGGAGAACGGGTCCAGGACCACACCGCTGGGCGGGCAGCCGGCCGCGATCGCTCGCAGCAGTAGGTCGATCGGGAACGGCGCCACATGCGATCCCCGGTAGGGGCGGGTCGCGATCCGCCACACGTCGCCCGGGTTGCGTCCTTTCGGATGGGCGGCGGTGTGGGCGTGGCCGAGTGGAACGAGGTTTCCCCGCCCGGCCCGAGACTCGACCCGACTCTCCTCCGCGCCGTACTTGGCGGCGCCGTAGGCGGTGGTACCGCGGCGGCGTGCGGTCGCCCCGATCCCGCCGGTGCGGCCCTTGCGGGACCCGCCGATGATCCGGGTCCCGTCAGCGGCCTGCGGTCTGGCCAGCGGGATCCGAATCGGGTCGAGGTCGAAGTAGTAGGAGTGGGATCTGGTGAGCAGGAACAGCAGTTCGTAGCTGGCGGACAGGCGGTCGCGGACGGACTCGGGCATCGGGTTGCTCTTGGCCCAGATGACCGCGTTGCGCAGCCACCACCCGCGCGATTGCAGGGCGAAAGCGACCTGCCAGGGCACCCCGACCAGATTCTTCGGAGGGAGCATGTCCTGGACGCGCGGCCTGGCGGGTCGCAACCCGCCGGGTTGCGGCCGGCCTCCCTTCGGTGCGCCGCCTGCGGCGCTGCTGTAGCAGTCGCCGAGGTTGACCCAACAGGTCCCTGTCGGCGCGAGGACTCGTTTGGCCTGCTCGAAGACCGCGACGAGGTTGTCGAGGTAGTCGTCCAGGGTGGCTTCGAGTCCGTACTGCGGGTCGACCCACCGGGCGCGGCAGGCCGGGCAGGTGATGCCGTCGGTGCGGCGGGTCCGGCCGAGCGGGTGCGGGCAGGCCGGGTCTCCGCCGCTCCAGGCGCCGGTGCCGTAGTCGCGCAACCCCCAGAACGGCGGGCTGGTGACGACGCAGTCGACGCTGGCGTCGGGCATCGCGGCGAGCACCTGGCGGGCGTCTCCGAGATACAGCTCGACCGGGCCGACGCGCCGATACCGGTAGTCGTCCAGGGTCCTGGGATCGGTCATGCCGGCACCGCCCACCGGTGCGGGCACAGCAGCAGCCGCAACGCGACGGCTGCCTGTTGAGGGACGACGCCGTTACCGAGGACCCGCAGCGCCGCGGTGCGCGGCACCGCGAGCGTCGGGTCGGTCACATGGCCCGCATCCAGGCCCATAAGCCATTCCACGAACGGCGGCGCCAGGACCGGTTTGCCGTGCCGTCCCGGTTGGGTCGGCGCCGGCGCCGGACGGCC
Above is a window of Verrucosispora sp. NA02020 DNA encoding:
- a CDS encoding tyrosine-type recombinase/integrase, with translation MADGSITKRCGCRHNGKRLGVKCPRLRRGNGWNPHHGMWAYQLELPPDATGARRQLRRAGFDTRDAAATERDRAQALLDLGGTDRLLRRHVADLLHRLRHGEPLPDRDTLARDLHTTPASGGAGAPTVDAGAPLTLGVYLTTWITDVTGLAPATLRSYRDHINKYWIPKLGDVPLHTLTAGHIQSVFAGIEARNAEILTARRSEQQSVRDSVKGVRTVGPASMHRILATLRKALNDARRLYRHRLVDHNPAESVILRSGAPPKPRLWAASAVNRWRHTGRRPSPVMVWTPQQVGEFLDYVDAHDLELSALFDLAVHCGPRRGELAGLHDYDVDLTANELTIVDQRTSVGYKVIEKAVKSAAGDRVVPLAKETVAGLREYLARRAAWKLSAGDRWHHSDVFFVRRDGRPWHPELITTRFDRHVTRAGLPPIRFHDLRHTAATLMLAAGAGIKEIQDTLGHASYKLTADTYTSVLQELKHSTAEATTKLIPRRRPRGGDLEAEGGRRSAA
- a CDS encoding helix-turn-helix domain-containing protein is translated as MSSDRTSTATAASGSDTWSLDKVRALGTTTDVATAGAIFGLSRSSAYELARSNRLPIPVMRIGSRYRVSVPAIIAVLTATDLDRPPQVT
- a CDS encoding XF1762 family protein; its protein translation is MPVSFAQACRFVEDWHRHHRPPRGHKFSIGAADQDGVLVGVAVVGRPVARMLDDGQTLEVTRVATDGTRNANSLLYAAAWRAARALGYRRLITYTQDGESGVSLRAAGWRVLATRAPAPGWSRPSRPRTDHGTAHIGRQRWHAPD
- a CDS encoding site-specific DNA-methyltransferase gives rise to the protein MTDPRTLDDYRYRRVGPVELYLGDARQVLAAMPDASVDCVVTSPPFWGLRDYGTGAWSGGDPACPHPLGRTRRTDGITCPACRARWVDPQYGLEATLDDYLDNLVAVFEQAKRVLAPTGTCWVNLGDCYSSAAGGAPKGGRPQPGGLRPARPRVQDMLPPKNLVGVPWQVAFALQSRGWWLRNAVIWAKSNPMPESVRDRLSASYELLFLLTRSHSYYFDLDPIRIPLARPQAADGTRIIGGSRKGRTGGIGATARRRGTTAYGAAKYGAEESRVESRAGRGNLVPLGHAHTAAHPKGRNPGDVWRIATRPYRGSHVAPFPIDLLLRAIAAGCPPSGVVLDPFSGAGTTGLAALHLGRRYLGVDISPAFHDEALYRLAPHLPHDSSREDGG